Proteins from one Limanda limanda chromosome 4, fLimLim1.1, whole genome shotgun sequence genomic window:
- the gpr61l gene encoding probable G-protein coupled receptor — MADKTGFMIASPSDQSIPNLTTGQWEATVPADVNVVTSSQSQIKDLFGLFCMVTLNLIALLANTGVMVAIARAPHLKRFAFVCHLCAVDLLCAILLMPLGIISSSPFFGTVVFTVLECQVYIFLNVFLICLSILTITAISVERYFYIIHPMRYEVKMTINLAVGVMLLIWAKSALLALFTLFGWPAYGLHSSIAAAHCSLHASHSRLRRAFAVLFSVICFLVPAVVIFAVYCAVYKVARSAARQQVPAVPTWANVNPAKDRSDSINSQTTMITTNRTLPQRLSPERAFSGGKAAITLVFIVGQFLVCWLPYFIFHLQMSLTDSMQSPGDLEEAVTWLAYSSFAVNPFFYGLLNRQIREELVKFRRCCLTQPVDFGASSHEGSLQENFLQFIQRTSSTAEAQSSCANSSPRNIINQGIKIPGQIPEERA; from the coding sequence ATGGCCGACAAGACTGGTTTCATGATAGCCTCTCCGTCAGATCAGTCAATCCCAAATCTCACCACAGGCCAATGGGAGGCCACAGTGCCTGCCGACGTGAACGTTGTCACAAGCTCCCAGTCCCAGATAAAGGACCTGTTCGGGTTGTTCTGCATGGTCACCCTTAACCTCATCGCCTTGTTGGCCAACACCGGCGTGATGGTGGCCATTGCTCGTGCACCTCACCTGAAGaggtttgcatttgtgtgtcacCTCTGTGCGGTGGACCTGCTGTGCGCCATCCTCCTCATGCCTCTGGGGATCATATCCAGCTCGCCCTTTTTTGGCACCGTGGTCTTCACTGTTCTGGAGTGTCAGGTTTACATCTTCCTCAATGTTTTcctcatctgtctgtccatcctcacCATCACAGCCATTAGTGTGGAGCGTTACTTCTACATCATACACCCGATGCGTTACGAAGTCAAGATGACAATCAACCTTGCTGTTGGTGTCATGCTCCTAATCTGGGCTAAGTCGGCCCTCTTGGCTCTGTTCACGCTGTTCGGTTGGCCAGCTTATGGACTTCATAgctccatcgctgcagctcacTGCTCTCTGCACGCGAGCCACAGTCGTCTGAGGAGAGCTTTTGCTGTGCTCTTCAGTGTGATTTGTTTCCTGGTCCCTGCGGTGGTTATCTTCGCAGTTTACTGTGCCGTGTACAAGGTCGCTCGTTCCGCAGCCCGGCAGCAAGTCCCCGCTGTGCCAACATGGGCGAACGTGAACCCAGCTAAGGATCGCTCAGACTCCATCAACAGCCAGACCACCATGATTACCACCAACCGCACTCTGCCCCAAAGACTGTCTCCAGAGAGGGCCTTCAGCGGCGGCAAGGCTGCTATTACTCTGGTGTTCATCGTGGGCCAGTTCTTGGTTTGTTGGTTACCGTACTTCATCTTTCACCTGCAAATGTCTCTGACTGACTCCATGCAGAGCCCCGGAGACTTGGAGGAGGCGGTCACCTGGCTCGCTTACTCCTCCTTTGCAGTGAATCCGTTCTTCTACGGCCTGTTGAACAGACAGATcagagaggagctggtgaaGTTTCGACGCTGCTGCCTGACCCAGCCTGTGGATTTTGGGGCATCCAGCCACGAGGGCTCCCTGCAGGAGAACTTCCTCCAGTTCATCCAGAGAACCAGCAGCACAGCTGAGGCCCAGTCCAGCTGCGCCAACTCCAGCCCCAGGAACATTATTAACCAGGGGATAAAGATTCCTGGACAAATACCTGAGGAACGCGCCTGA